ttttgtatattattaactgtaaaaaatggtaaataaatattagATAATCCCACCAGAGACATATCAGTCGAacgcgttttgtttaaatatactttttcacgtttttggtcttttggaaaatgttgtttgtgctgtttttagatccttctacaacgaaatttgtttgacatgcacacgtataaaaattgcggtttttatccaacgcaatcataggtttgaacgtagttttcaatttagactcgtttatatatatatatatatatatatatatatatatcagtctaaagatttgcacaacggtactgatataaggtgttataaaacgaaaatgttgttataaaatcgtaattttataacaacattttcgttttataacaccttatatcagtaccgttgtgcaaatctttagactgatataattttttccttatctgcatagtatcgcctattctagacgatccggtacatagtaaatttgctggatggtcctttttatagacttttatatatatatatatatatatatatatataaatgactgaataaatagtcaacgataaatcttacggggcgatggatcatataaacatgatgcagtacactacataatataatatataacaagtctaaaagaatacaacatcaccaaaaacacaataaaacgaacaatatgttagatatttcggataacaaatatccttcttcggtaattgcacgatgaaaaatgaatcatgacttgttatatatatatatgtttctgatGCCACACACGCGCGGATTAGTAAAATCAGTGCCCGGCACGTTATAATCAGTATGTTAATGGAGTGATGAATTATAAAGAAGTCGAGAACAATGATATGCCCtaccaggggcggatccagccatttaaaaaaggggatggtcccaacccagagtaaaaggggggggggtccatcTATATGCTTCTATCCAAATGCATTGATCTCCCAAGAGAAAAgccccccccccttccccccccctggatccgccaatgccTACACAATCACTCAGTACTGTACAGCTCTTGAATATCCATGCTATGGATTAAATTATGCTACATAATTCAAGTTAGATATTGAGAAACTAAAGCTCAAACTGCCCGATCAAGTCCCCAAgcctatttctaaatttttatttcaatttatttttatttcgtttttgtGTTCTATacttttatcttattttgtGGTATTCGTATGTTGACAATGGGGAAATATTAAACCACGTGATTTACTTTCACTTTAGAACAGACGTAGGTTCAGAGTACACAAACACACACACTTCTAACTTGTATCACCAATCATGGATCTTGTACGCGTATTGGAAACCTACAGAGGACATGACAGAATTATACGACTCAGTAcctatgtttgtatgtttgtaagTGGGGACCGAAAGGGATTAGCTTTTGATCGGATCCGCGCTATTGCTACAGATCTAGGCGGTTGCAGAGTAATCCTAAGATTATTTGATGACTTGCCAATGCTATTCTACAATCTTTCTTACGGAACAGGGAGTAAGGTAAGAAATTATCAAAGGTCAAGAAATAGGACGTGTTAAATTATAACAAAGGTCAGAATGTAGGACATTGTATTGATATCAACATTTAATCTTGATGATGTCtattattttcacatttttatttacattgagACATTGAGATACACgactttgacatttttttttaattcaattataaagcgtgtaaatataaaaaaaatatttgaaaataattatctaactacgtttacttttctacattggctagaggtatagggggagggttgagatctcataaacatgtttaaccccgccgcatttttgcgcctgtcccaagtccggagcctctggtctttgttagtcttgtattattttaattttagtttcttgtgtacaatttggaaatttatagtatggcgttcattatcactgaactagtatattatttgtttaggggccagctgaaggacgcccgggtgcgggaatttttcgttacattgaagacctgttggtgaccttctgctgttgttttttctatggtcgggttgctgtctctttgatacattccccatttccattctcaatcatgatgtctggcaaggctaatttatcattttgtggCACGTTCCTTTTGACAGCACTGCCTGAACGAATCATGTCACGCTTGTTGTTCCCTGCTTTGGAAGCAATGATGTGTATACGATTTTTGTattagtataaaaaagaagatgtggtatgattgccaatgagacaactacccacaaaagaccaaaatgacacaaacattaacaattataggtcaccgcgTACGGTAGTAGTATTTCCCATATATGCAGATCCAGGGGGTTGGGGCTGAGACTTCTGAAAAGAATgcccccttatgaaaagttctggatccgtcACCATGGTCACTGTTTTCCTAGAGTACTTGTCGCCtacattattatgattttttgtatatatgcagtgtatataaaaaaaaagtatacaggGACAGTCTATCATTATTTATAGTATATTATAGACTGTTCCTGATATATGGAAtacataaactttaaaaatttgatgtacagtagttgtcttttgtttatgaaatatatatacgtgtttctcgtttctcgtttttttttaaatatattagaccgtttgagccttggttcacaccacAGACCAAGCCATAAAGGGTTCCAGACATTACTAGtgcaaaactattcaaacgaaaAGACCAACGAccaaatctatataaaatacgAGAAATGAGAAGCAcatatgaaccacatcaacaaacggcAACTACTGaaaatcagattcctgactttggacaggtggAAACTTTGTGTATGTTTGTTAAAGTGTCCCCTATTtataataacaattaaaactgcatgttgattggttaaatacgatatatttatcaaacaaactgcattttattttgacaaataaacgTAAAAGTAATGTATGTACACAACATATCAATTATTTACCtagtttacatattttgttaatagttttaatttgtaaaagtgcGCCAGTATGTCAGTAATGTATAAtaagatcaatatatatatgatacttgatgaaaacacaaaatgtttaGTGTGtcatacaaattattttgaaacttcATCTTACGGAACATTATAACATGATTAGTTGACATATTTGTTCTTAAACATTCTTTGTATTCGAGATTTAGGTCACATTTTTAATTTGCTAACTTCTACATCTGCATAATACTTCTTAACTTCAATATGTTGAAGATTACAAGAAGGCACATGCTAGGGAAACATATTAAAACTAAactaaacatatatacaataattgcaagaaaaaacatttttttttatttttttatttttgtatatagttAAAAACATGGTTTGATTTAGCAATACATATGTGGTTTTGCACCAGACTTAAAAGCTTCTAAGTCTGGGCTACAGGCTACTTGGTATGGTAGGGTATTCCACAACCTTATTGTTCTAggaaaaaatgaatacaaatgaTAGTTTGTGGGAGAGAATGGCTGTATAAATTTATGTTCTTTGGATGGTATTAGGTATGTATTTACTGGGATGGAGACTAATTGGTGTTGAATTTTGTATAGCATGGTGACGGATGCAAGATTTCTTCTTTGTTGTAATGTTGGCCATCTTAGATGTTCAAGCATGGCTGTTACACTGCTTTGATAGCTGTATTGGTTGAGTGTATACCTCTTCTCTGtaccatttcaattttatgtatttgttgtttCTGCCAGGGGTCCCAGACGACACtgcaatattcaatttttggtcTTACGTATGTTTTGTAAGccagttcttttgtttttatgctGTTAGTTTTGacgtttctttttataaatctcaGTGATGCATTTGCTTTGTTCGTGATGTCATTTATATGAGAATTCCATGTCAGATCGTTTGTGATGGAAACGCCAAGATATTTTGCtttgtttgttgattttaaaatatgattatgtaATGTGTATTTATAGATGATTGgtttatgttttcttgttatGTGGATGATTTCACATTTGTCTGGATTAAAGGACATAAGCCATTATTGCTCCCATTGTTCCAGTTTATGTAGGTCTGATTGAAGGGTGTGACAGTCATCTAATGATGAGATTGTTAGATACACAATAGTGTCATCTGCAAAGAGGCGAACATTACTTTTAAGGTTGTCTGGCATGTCATTAATGTAAATTAAGAACAGGCATGGCCCGAGAACAGACCCTTGGGGACCAAAACTTGCCGGCGACAGTGGCTGCCTATTTCACTCAttccttttaaatataaaaaaaaaagatgaggtatgattgccaatgagacaactcttcacaataGACCAAATGTAAAAGCAAATAAAAGTCTACTGGTATATGTCACTGTATTGCCTTCAACAAAGCATATACCATATAGACAGCTATTAATGGCCTcggaatgacaaatgtaaaacaattcaaacgagaaaactaaaggcataaattatgttaaaaaaatgagcaAATAACAAAAACGTAGCATAGCAACAAACGCCTACCACTATATAAGAGTCTCCTGGCTTGGTTGACGCACATATACAGAATTTGGcgggggttaaacatgttagcgttTCCTTCggttaattttacttttttattggtGATGTCCATTTTActccatcttacggtgtttatttACCACAACTCGATATGCCCTTGTCTTTTGTGACGTTTTAGAATTTAGTGAACGTTATCTATGTACTGCTGTATACCACAAATTACTGAAAACCTTAACTTGATTCTGTAAAAGATATAAAGATGTGGGTTTGAAGTTTGTTTGTACCTGTAGAAATAGTATATCCTCATTTTGTAGGAGATGTTTATAATTGTGCCATTAGATTTAGAAAACATTTTGGTAAactaaaacaattgttttacattgtcttatcggggccttttatagctgactatgcggtatgggctgtgctcattgttgaaggccgtacggtgacct
The nucleotide sequence above comes from Mytilus trossulus isolate FHL-02 chromosome 5, PNRI_Mtr1.1.1.hap1, whole genome shotgun sequence. Encoded proteins:
- the LOC134719285 gene encoding peroxisomal membrane protein 11C-like; its protein translation is MDLVRVLETYRGHDRIIRLSTYVCMFVSGDRKGLAFDRIRAIATDLGGCRVILRLFDDLPMLFYNLSYGTGSKEKSTLLRILNLLTNIINQSFYPVEHIAWLADKQVINTDSKKWWVLGVMIWALSLVAEILK